The proteins below come from a single Aegilops tauschii subsp. strangulata cultivar AL8/78 chromosome 6, Aet v6.0, whole genome shotgun sequence genomic window:
- the LOC109754464 gene encoding acetolactate synthase 2, chloroplastic — MAAATSPAVAFSGATAAAMPKPARHPLPRHQPVSRRALPARVVRCCAASPAATSAAPPATALRPWGPSEPRKGADILVEALERCGIVDVFAYPGGASMEIHQALTRSPVITNHLFRHEQGEAFAASGYARASGRVGVCVATSGPGATNLVSALADALLDSIPMVAITGQVPRRMIGTDAFQETPIVEVTRSITKHNYLVLDVEDIPRVIQEAFFLASSGRPGPVLVDIPKDIQQQMAVPVWDTPMSLPGYIARLPKPPSTESLEQVLRLVGESRRPILYVGGGCAASGEELRRFVELTGIPVTTTLMGLGNFPSDDPLSLRMLGMHGTVYANYAVDKADLLLAFGVRFDDRVTGKIEAFASRSKIVHIDIDPAEIGKNKQPHVSICADVKLALQGLNDLLNGSKAQQGLDFGPWHKELDQQKREFPLGFKTFGEAIPPQYAIQVLDELTKGEAIIATGVGQHQMWAAQYYTYKRPRQWLSSSGLGAMGFGLPAAAGAAVANPGVTVVDIDGDGSFLMNIQELALIRIENLPVKVMILNNQHLGMVVQWEDRFYKANRAHTYLGNPENESEIYPDFVTIAKGFNVPAVRVTKKSEVTAAIKKMLETPGPYLLDIIVPHQEHVLPMIPSGGAFKDMIMEGDGRTSY, encoded by the coding sequence atggccgccgccacCTCCCCCGCCGTCGCATTCTCgggcgccaccgccgccgccatgccCAAACCCGCCCGCCATCCTCTCCCGCGCCACCAGCCCGTCTCGCGCCGCGCGCTCCCCGCCCGCGTCGTCAGGTGTTGCGCCGCGTCCCCCGCCGCCACCTCCGCCGCGCCTCCCGCAACCGCGCTCCGGCCCTGGGGCCCGTCCGAGCCCCGCAAGGGCGCCGACATCCTCGTCGAGGCGCTCGAGCGCTGCGGCATCGTCGACGTCTTCGCCTACCCCGGCGGCGCCTCCATGGAGATCCACCAGGCGCTGACGCGCTCGCCCGTCATCACCAACCACCTCTTCCGCCACGAGCAGGGGGAGGCGTTCGCGGCGTCCGGCTACGCCCGCGCGTCCGGCCGCGTCGGCGTCTGCGTCGCCACCTCCGGCCCGGGGGCCACCAACCTCGTCTCCGCGCTCGCCGACGCCCTCCTCGACTCCATCCCCATGGTCGCCATCACGGGCCAGGTCCCCCGCCGCATGATCGGCACGGACGCGTTCCAGGAGACGCCCATAGTGGAGGTCACGCGCTCCATCACCAAGCACAACTACCTGGTCCTTGACGTGGAGGATATCCCCCGCGTCATCCAGGAAGCCTTCTTCCTTGCATCCTCTGGCCGCCCGGGGCCGGTGCTAGTTGATATCCCCAAGGACATCCAGCAGCAGATGGCTGTGCCCGTCTGGGACACTCCAATGAGTTTGCCAGGGTACATCGCCCGCCTGCCCAAGCCACCATCTACTGAATCGCTTGAGCAGGTCCTGCGTCTGGTTGGCGAGTCACGGCGCCCAATTCTGTATGTTGGTGGTGGCTGCGCTGCGTCTGGCGAGGAGTTGCGCCGCTTTGTTGAGCTTACTGGGATTCCAGTTACAACTACTCTGATGGGCCTTGGCAACTTCCCCAGCGACGACCCACTGTCTCTGCGCATGCTTGGGATGCATGGCACTGTGTATGCAAATTATGCAGTAGATAAGGCTGACCTGTTGCTCGCATTTGGTGTGCGGTTTGATGATCGTGTGACTGGGAAAATCGAGGCTTTTGCAAGCAGGTCCAAGATTGTGCACATTGACATTGACCCAGCTGAGATTGGCAAGAACAAGCAGCCAcatgtctccatttgtgcagatGTTAAGCTTGCTTTACAGGGGTTGAATGATCTATTAAATGGGAGCAAAGCACAACAGGGTCTGGATTTTGGTCCATGGCACAAGGAGTTGGATCAGCAGAAGAGGGAGTTTCCTCTAGGATTCAAGACTTTTGGCGAGGCCATCCCGCCGCAATATGCTATCCAGGTACTGGATGAGCTGACAAAAGGGGAGGCGATCATTGCCACTGGTGTTGGGCAGCACCAGATGTGGGCGGCTCAGTATTACACTTACAAGCGGCCACGGCAGTGGCTGTCTTCGTCTGGTTTGGGGGCAATGGGATTTGGGTTACCAGCTGCAGCTGGCGCTGCTGTGGCCAACCCAGGTGTTACAGTTGTTGACATTGATGGTGATGGTAGTTTCCTCATGAACATTCAGGAGTTGGCGTTGATCCGCATTGAGAACCTCCCAGTGAAGGTGATGATATTGAACAACCAGCATCTGGGAATGGTGGTGCAGTGGGAGGATAGGTTTTACAAGGCCAATCGGGCGCACACATACCTTGGCAACCCAGAAAATGAGAGTGAGATATATCCAGATTTTGTGACGATTGCTAAAGGATTCAACGTTCCAGCAGTTCGAGTGACGAAGAAGAGCGAAGTCACTGCAGCAATCAAGAAGATGCTTGAGACCCCAGGGCCATACTTGTTGGATATCATAGTCCCGCATCAGGAGCACGTGCTGCCTATGATCCCAAGCGGTGGTGCTTTCAAGGACATGATCATGGAGGGTGATGGCAGGACCTCGTACTGA